The Mesoaciditoga lauensis cd-1655R = DSM 25116 DNA window GATATAATTCTTTTGTAAACGAATCAAGGAGGTTTTTCAAATGAAAAAAGGAATACACCCAGAACTTCATGAGGTGATAGCGACTTGTGCATGTGGAGCACAGTACAAAGTACTCTCCACGAAAGAAAAGATAACGTTGGAAGTATGCTCTGCCTGTCATCCTTTTTACACTGGTAAGCGTACGAACATAATAGACACCGAAGGCAGAGTTGAGCGTTTCAACAGAAGATACTCAAAAAAATGACCCTTTTAAAGGGTCATTTTTTTAACATCTTTCAGGACATTTGCGTGAAAAGCAAACAGTGAATTGTAAGAAGTTTTATAGTCTCATCCTGCGCGTGAACATTACGAAAAGTATTACAAGAGACATTACAAAATTTTCTAGGAGAACATGTGAACAACATAGTGGAATACAACTCTTTTTTAAATACCCGCTTTCCAAGCAGCCAAGGCAATTTCTTTCGAAGTCCTGTCAAAACGGATTCGCTCTTTTTTCCATCTTACAATTCAAAATATGAGGCACGCTCAGACACTCGTCCGTGAGTGCTTCGCTTTCTCGGCACATCCTGTGCCTCTCAACCTCATATTTTGAATTTCCAGATGGAGAGCTCATATGTTCTGACAAGTACTTCGAGGGTGAGATTTAATCCCTTT harbors:
- the rpmE gene encoding 50S ribosomal protein L31 produces the protein MKKGIHPELHEVIATCACGAQYKVLSTKEKITLEVCSACHPFYTGKRTNIIDTEGRVERFNRRYSKK